A genomic region of Arachis stenosperma cultivar V10309 chromosome 9, arast.V10309.gnm1.PFL2, whole genome shotgun sequence contains the following coding sequences:
- the LOC130949991 gene encoding protein FAR1-RELATED SEQUENCE 7-like, protein MVEFLNIGAHEMEYFYFPNLQIAFDFHNHYAKSVGFGTRKSKTCKNSKGEYVKQLFVCSREKFRPEKYYNIENRKGEPKYETRGFLARKITEANASQMNNMKDVGISTPYIYAILANQKAKDLCLYYEHIVDAKGVLRALFWCDERSQLDYEVFGDVLAFDATYKKNKYLCPVVVFFSVNHHNQTMVFESALVTDESKEVYVWLLQQLLAAMKEITSVSVITDGAPSMKFAIVAVFPNAHHKLCAWHLIRNATTNVKNPKFISMFKKCMLGDYKISVFEQKWFGMVEEFGIAEKNWIIDMYEKRHM, encoded by the exons ATGGTTGAATTTCTGAACATAGGTGCTCATGAGAtggaatatttttattttcctaatCTTCAGATAGCATTTgatttccataaccattatgcaAAATCTGTTGGTTTTGGTACTAGAAAAAGTAAGACTTGCAAAAATAGCAAAGGAGAATATGTGAAGCAATTGTTTGTGTGCTCTCGTGAGAAATTTAGACcagaaaaatattataatatagaAAACAGAAAAGGAGAACCAAAATATGAGACTCGTGGTTTCCTGGCTAG AAAAATAACAGAAGCTAATGCTAGTCAAATGAACAACATGAAGGATGTAGGCATTAGCACACCCTATATCTATGCTATATTAGCTAATCAA AAAGCTAAAGATCTTTGCCTCTATTATGAGCACATAGTTGATGCTAAAGGGGTATTGCGAGCTCTATTTTGGTGTGATGAAAGAAGCCAATTAGATTATGAAGTATTTGGAGATGTTCTTGCCTTTGATGCGACATACAAGAAGAACAAGTACTTGTGTCCGGTAGTAGTATTTTTCAGTGTGAATCATCATAACCAAACAATGGTATTTGAAAGTGCTCTAGTTACCGATGAGAGTAAGGAGGTCTATGTGTGGTTATTACAACAACTATTGGCAGCCATGAAGGAAATAACATCTGTATCTGTGATTACAGATGGTGCTCCATCAATGAAGTTTGCAATTGTGGCGGTATTCCCAAATGCCCATCATAAATTATGTGCTTGGCACCTCATTCGGAATGCCACAACTAATGTTAAAAACCCAAAATTTATATCTATGTTTAAGAAGTGTATGCTAGGAGATTATAAGATTAGTGTATTTGAACAAAAGTGGTTTGGAATGGTTGAGGAGTTTGGTATAGCTGAAAAGAATTGGATTATTGACATGTACGAGAAAAGGCATATGTGA